In one Diprion similis isolate iyDipSimi1 chromosome 6, iyDipSimi1.1, whole genome shotgun sequence genomic region, the following are encoded:
- the LOC124407452 gene encoding uncharacterized protein LOC124407452 encodes MQNARRLDIEEKKKSTEAEGNFDLLIPLSMILSFAEDYREIVVNTKQELILTRSKTDVKAIVQSQNEEYKIVINTVEWLVPYLKLADQRKLEKPRYVILAFQTSRKNNTGKNTSDFDHCNVTDVKVFLNSKSYPYGNLSLNTGRNLHPFLDEMYANFQATYYDQNPEPLLTKSKLLQNVPLFVIAFSKQNESLKYGPVDIRLVFEA; translated from the exons ATGCAGAACGCAAGACGACTTGAcatagaagagaagaaaaaatcaaccgaAGCCGAGGGCAATTTTGACCTATTGATACCGCTCAGCATGATACTGAGTTTTGCTGAAGACTACCGCGAGATCGTTGTCAATACCAAACAAGAGTTGATTTTAACGAGATCAAAAACCGATGTAAAAGCAATTGTGCAGAGTCAAAACGAGGAATACAAAATTGTGATCAATACAGTGGAATGGCTCGTACCATATTTGAAACTCGCGGATCAGAGAAAA CTTGAAAAACCTCGATACGTAATTTTGGCTTTCCAAACAAGTCGAAAGAACAATACCGGCAAAAACACAAGTGATTTCGATCACTGCAATGTCACCGACGTCAAGGTGTTTTTAAACTCAAAATCTTATCCGTACGGTAACCTGAGCCTAAACACGGGTCGTAATCTGCACCCGTTCCTGGACGAGATGTACGCAAACTTCCAAGCTACCTACTACGACCAGAACCCCGAGCCATTGCTGACAAAGAGTAAACTTCTTCAGAATGTCCCCTTATTTGTTATTGccttttcaaaacaaaacgaatCTCTGAAGTACGGGCCTGTCGACATCCGTCTTGTATTTGAAGCTTAA